One segment of Arcanobacterium haemolyticum DSM 20595 DNA contains the following:
- a CDS encoding amino acid ABC transporter ATP-binding protein, which translates to MNTATQPKVHVTNVHKFFGDLHVLKGVSFDVAPGTVTSILGPSGSGKSTMLRCINLLETIQAGSIHVDGTLMGYSEKGRKLYELTTKQAAQQRAKIGMVFQRFNLFPHKTALENVMEAPVHVLGMAKAEAKKQAEELLTRVGLAERMEHYPAELSGGQQQRVAIARALAMKPELMLFDEPTSALDPELVGEVLSVMQDLARDGMTMVVVTHEMGFAREVSDQVIVMDDGKIIEAGSPAEVFDHPTSPRAKEFFSKVL; encoded by the coding sequence ATGAATACTGCCACTCAACCAAAAGTTCACGTCACTAACGTTCACAAATTCTTCGGCGATCTCCACGTGCTCAAAGGCGTGTCGTTCGACGTCGCCCCTGGAACCGTCACCTCCATTCTGGGGCCATCCGGCTCCGGAAAATCCACCATGCTACGCTGCATCAACCTACTGGAAACCATCCAAGCCGGATCAATCCACGTTGATGGCACACTCATGGGATACAGCGAAAAAGGCAGAAAACTCTACGAACTCACCACCAAGCAGGCCGCACAGCAGCGCGCCAAAATCGGCATGGTCTTCCAGCGATTCAACCTGTTCCCACACAAAACGGCACTAGAAAACGTGATGGAAGCACCCGTGCACGTACTCGGCATGGCAAAGGCCGAAGCCAAGAAGCAAGCCGAAGAACTCCTCACCCGCGTTGGCCTGGCCGAACGTATGGAGCACTACCCGGCCGAACTATCCGGCGGCCAGCAGCAGCGCGTGGCAATCGCCCGCGCCTTGGCCATGAAGCCCGAACTCATGCTGTTCGATGAGCCCACCTCCGCGCTTGATCCCGAACTCGTGGGCGAAGTCTTGAGCGTTATGCAAGATCTTGCACGGGATGGCATGACCATGGTTGTTGTCACCCACGAAATGGGCTTCGCCCGCGAAGTATCCGATCAGGTTATCGTGATGGATGACGGCAAGATCATCGAAGCCGGCTCACCAGCCGAGGTATTCGATCATCCAACCAGCCCGCGCGCTAAAGAATTCTTCTCGAAGGTGCTGTAG
- a CDS encoding ABC transporter substrate-binding protein, producing MKTLKITAAAAALIFTLGACGSDATSTDADAAATTGDVRATDVSHIKKVDEIAALLPESVTADGTLTFGTNAFYAPAEFYAEDGTTLQGFDIDLAHALGQVLGLKVSIENAEFAAVIPGIGKTYEAGIAAISVNPERQETVDLHQYYEAGLQWAVPAGNPKKFDPADVCGKIIGVQTGTAQDEYLTELNTTDCKDKPVQIQRQAEQPRISLQLAQGQLDAMFADTPVVDFAVLQTNKQIEKIGDPIDVVGLAIATPKGSPTTEAINKALQHLIDTGELAKIFTTWGIKDGVATSPMLNPAK from the coding sequence ATGAAAACCCTGAAAATTACTGCTGCAGCCGCAGCACTCATCTTCACCCTGGGCGCTTGTGGCTCCGACGCCACGTCAACAGACGCTGACGCCGCAGCTACAACCGGCGACGTCCGCGCCACCGACGTTTCGCACATCAAAAAAGTAGACGAGATCGCAGCACTCCTGCCAGAATCCGTCACCGCAGATGGAACCCTCACGTTCGGAACCAACGCATTCTACGCACCAGCCGAATTCTATGCAGAAGACGGCACCACCTTGCAGGGCTTCGATATTGACCTCGCACACGCACTCGGGCAAGTACTCGGGCTCAAAGTTTCGATCGAAAACGCAGAATTCGCAGCCGTCATCCCCGGCATCGGAAAAACATACGAAGCCGGAATCGCTGCCATCTCCGTGAACCCAGAACGTCAAGAAACCGTTGATCTCCACCAGTACTACGAAGCCGGACTCCAGTGGGCAGTCCCGGCAGGAAACCCAAAGAAGTTCGATCCAGCTGACGTCTGCGGCAAGATCATTGGCGTACAGACCGGTACCGCTCAAGACGAATACTTGACCGAACTCAACACCACCGATTGCAAAGACAAGCCAGTCCAGATCCAGCGCCAAGCAGAACAGCCACGCATCAGCCTGCAACTTGCACAGGGCCAGCTCGATGCCATGTTCGCAGATACGCCCGTCGTCGATTTTGCCGTTCTCCAAACAAACAAGCAGATCGAAAAAATCGGTGACCCAATCGACGTCGTCGGCCTTGCCATCGCAACCCCTAAAGGTAGCCCAACCACGGAAGCCATCAACAAGGCCCTCCAACACCTCATCGATACCGGCGAACTCGCCAAAATCTTCACCACGTGGGGAATCAAAGACGGCGTAGCCACCTCACCCATGCTCAACCCAGCGAAGTAG
- the nrdF gene encoding class 1b ribonucleoside-diphosphate reductase subunit beta, which produces MSEKIKLVDSVQAINWNKIIDEKDQEVWDRLTGNFWLPEKIPLSNDIQSWNTLKPHEQLMTTRVFTGLTLLDTVQGTVGAISLIPDAITPHEEAVLTNIAFMESVHAKSYSSIFSTLISSQEIEETFRWSEENPYLQKKAQIVLDYYRGDDPEKRKVASTMLESFLFYSGFYAPMYWSAHAKLTNTADLIRLIIRDEAVHGYYIGYKYQQAVKRASAERQAELMDYTYSLLEDLYENEEGYTESLYDEMGLTEDVKMFLRYNANKALMNLGYEALFPADQTAVNPAILAALSPNADENHDFFSGSGSSYVIGTAEATEDEDWDF; this is translated from the coding sequence ATGTCGGAAAAAATTAAACTCGTTGATTCAGTGCAGGCGATCAACTGGAACAAAATCATCGACGAAAAAGACCAAGAAGTATGGGACCGGCTCACCGGAAACTTTTGGCTGCCCGAAAAGATTCCGCTCTCCAACGATATCCAATCTTGGAACACGCTCAAGCCGCACGAACAGCTGATGACCACGCGAGTGTTCACCGGACTCACGCTGCTGGACACCGTGCAAGGGACCGTGGGCGCGATTTCCCTGATCCCGGACGCGATTACGCCGCATGAGGAGGCCGTCTTAACGAATATCGCCTTCATGGAATCGGTGCACGCGAAATCGTATTCGTCGATTTTTTCGACACTGATTTCGTCGCAGGAGATTGAGGAAACGTTCCGCTGGTCGGAAGAAAACCCATACCTGCAAAAGAAAGCCCAGATCGTTCTGGACTACTACCGCGGCGACGATCCGGAAAAGCGCAAAGTCGCATCCACCATGCTCGAATCGTTCCTCTTCTACTCCGGGTTCTACGCGCCAATGTACTGGAGCGCCCACGCGAAACTCACCAACACTGCCGATTTGATCCGGCTGATCATCCGCGACGAAGCCGTACACGGATACTACATCGGATACAAGTACCAGCAGGCGGTGAAGAGGGCGTCGGCGGAGAGGCAAGCCGAACTCATGGACTACACGTACTCGCTGCTCGAGGACCTGTACGAAAACGAAGAAGGCTACACCGAATCTCTGTACGACGAGATGGGGCTGACCGAAGACGTCAAGATGTTCCTCCGCTACAACGCCAACAAGGCGCTCATGAACCTCGGGTACGAAGCGCTTTTCCCGGCCGATCAGACCGCGGTGAATCCGGCAATTTTGGCCGCGCTTTCGCCGAATGCGGACGAAAACCATGACTTCTTTAGTGGGTCGGGATCGTCGTATGTTATTGGCACTGCCGAAGCCACCGAAGACGAAGACTGGGATTTCTGA
- a CDS encoding SprT-like domain-containing protein, translating to MNLDDAYRMGRRLMDQHGLAEWTLEFDRAKRRAGATHFAHTKITLSRALTEACPETTVRDTILHEIAHAIVGPRHGHDDVWRRTCVKIGGTGAARLEGAPQIPGAWVGKCPAGHEIQRHRRPTRPMSCATCQPKRFSAEHQFVWRRRLGAADQA from the coding sequence GTGAATCTTGACGATGCTTACCGGATGGGGCGGCGGCTCATGGACCAGCACGGGCTGGCGGAGTGGACGCTCGAATTCGACCGCGCCAAACGCCGCGCCGGCGCCACACACTTCGCGCACACGAAAATCACGCTCTCGCGCGCGCTCACCGAAGCCTGCCCCGAAACCACAGTACGGGACACGATTCTTCACGAGATTGCGCACGCGATCGTGGGGCCGCGTCACGGGCACGACGACGTATGGCGCCGGACCTGTGTGAAAATTGGTGGGACTGGGGCGGCGCGGCTGGAAGGCGCGCCGCAGATTCCGGGAGCGTGGGTCGGGAAATGTCCGGCCGGGCATGAGATTCAGCGGCATCGCCGGCCTACTCGCCCGATGAGTTGTGCCACCTGCCAGCCGAAGCGTTTTTCTGCCGAACATCAGTTCGTGTGGCGGCGCCGGCTGGGTGCGGCGGATCAAGCTTAA
- the nrdE gene encoding class 1b ribonucleoside-diphosphate reductase subunit alpha: MVDRIMTDTGEETVGDGLDYHALNAQLNLYDADGKIQFESDREAARQYFLQHVNRNTVFFHSLEEKLDYLITEGYYEPKVFDAYSDDDVKALYKQAYAHKFRFPTFLGAFKYYTSYTLKTFDGKRYLERFEDRVVVVALTLAAGNVELAKNLVDEILTGRFQPATPTFLNAGKKARGELVSCFLLRVEDNMESISRGINSALQLSKRGGGVALNLSNLRELGAPIKRIENQSSGVNPVMKLLEDAFSYANQLGARQGAGAVYLHAHHPDIMRFLDTKRENADEKIRIKTLSLGVVIPDITFELAKKNADMYLFSPYDVERVYGVPFTEISVTEKYEEMVDDRRIRKTKINARQFFQTLAEIQFESGYPYIVYEDTVNRANPIDGRITMSNLCSEILQVSEPSRYNADLSYEHVGKDISCNLGSLNIAKTMDSPDFGQTVETAIRALTAVSDQTNIAAVPSIERGNDMSHAIGLGQMNLHGYLGREKIFYGSDEALDFTNIYFYTVAYHAIRSSMLIAKERGVRFEGFERSAYADGSYFAKYIEREWAPETARVRELFANVHIPTVADWVALRDAVAAHGMYNQNLQAVPPTGSISYINHSTSSIHPIVSKIEIRKEGKIGRVYYPAAYLTNDNKEYYQDAYEIGPKAIIDTYAAATQHVDQGLSLTLFYPDTVTTRDVNKSYIYAWRKGIKSLYYMRIRQAALDGTEVEGCVSCML, translated from the coding sequence ATGGTGGACAGGATCATGACGGATACCGGTGAAGAAACAGTAGGCGACGGGCTCGATTACCACGCCCTCAACGCGCAACTCAACCTCTACGATGCGGACGGAAAAATCCAATTCGAATCGGACCGGGAGGCCGCGCGGCAGTACTTCCTGCAGCACGTGAACCGGAATACGGTGTTCTTCCACTCGCTCGAAGAAAAACTCGACTACCTAATCACCGAAGGCTACTACGAACCCAAAGTTTTTGACGCATATTCGGACGACGACGTGAAGGCCCTCTACAAACAAGCCTACGCGCACAAGTTCCGTTTCCCGACTTTCCTTGGGGCGTTCAAGTACTACACGTCCTATACGCTCAAAACGTTCGATGGCAAACGCTACCTGGAGCGATTCGAAGATCGCGTGGTTGTGGTGGCACTCACGCTGGCTGCGGGGAATGTGGAGCTTGCGAAGAATCTTGTTGACGAAATCCTCACCGGGCGATTCCAGCCGGCCACCCCAACGTTCCTTAATGCGGGGAAGAAGGCGCGCGGCGAACTCGTATCTTGCTTCCTGTTGCGCGTGGAAGACAACATGGAATCTATTTCGCGGGGAATTAATTCGGCGTTGCAGCTTTCGAAGCGTGGCGGCGGCGTGGCGCTTAATCTTTCTAATCTGCGCGAACTCGGGGCGCCGATCAAGCGGATCGAAAACCAATCTTCCGGCGTGAATCCCGTGATGAAACTTTTGGAAGACGCATTCTCCTACGCAAATCAACTGGGCGCGCGGCAAGGGGCCGGTGCGGTTTATTTGCATGCGCATCATCCAGACATCATGCGATTCTTGGACACCAAGCGTGAAAATGCGGACGAAAAAATCCGAATTAAGACGTTATCGTTGGGCGTGGTTATCCCTGATATAACGTTCGAACTGGCCAAGAAGAATGCGGACATGTACCTCTTCTCGCCATACGATGTGGAGCGCGTGTACGGCGTGCCATTCACCGAAATCTCTGTTACCGAAAAGTATGAGGAAATGGTGGATGATAGGCGGATCCGCAAAACCAAGATCAACGCGCGGCAGTTCTTCCAGACTCTTGCCGAAATCCAGTTCGAATCCGGGTATCCGTATATTGTGTACGAAGACACCGTGAACCGTGCCAACCCGATCGATGGCCGTATCACCATGTCCAACCTGTGCTCCGAAATCCTGCAAGTATCAGAACCGTCCAGATACAATGCTGATCTTTCGTACGAACATGTGGGTAAAGATATTTCGTGTAACTTGGGATCGCTCAATATTGCGAAAACCATGGATTCGCCGGACTTTGGGCAAACCGTGGAGACCGCTATCCGGGCGTTGACTGCCGTTTCTGATCAGACGAATATTGCAGCTGTTCCATCCATTGAGCGTGGAAACGACATGTCTCACGCAATCGGGCTGGGGCAAATGAATCTGCACGGGTATCTTGGACGCGAGAAGATCTTCTATGGATCCGACGAAGCGCTCGATTTCACCAACATCTACTTCTACACCGTGGCCTACCATGCGATCCGTTCCTCTATGCTGATCGCGAAGGAACGCGGCGTGCGGTTCGAAGGGTTCGAACGGTCTGCCTATGCGGATGGTTCTTACTTTGCTAAATATATTGAACGCGAATGGGCGCCGGAAACTGCGCGCGTGCGGGAGCTTTTCGCTAACGTTCACATTCCAACCGTGGCAGACTGGGTTGCGTTGCGCGATGCCGTGGCGGCTCACGGCATGTACAACCAAAACTTGCAGGCCGTGCCGCCAACCGGATCGATTTCGTACATTAACCACTCGACCTCGTCGATCCACCCGATCGTATCGAAGATCGAAATTCGTAAAGAAGGCAAGATCGGGCGCGTCTACTATCCGGCCGCATACCTGACTAACGACAACAAGGAATACTACCAAGACGCCTACGAAATCGGGCCGAAAGCGATCATCGATACGTACGCGGCCGCCACGCAACACGTTGACCAGGGGCTATCGCTCACGCTGTTCTACCCGGACACCGTGACAACCCGTGACGTCAACAAGTCCTATATTTACGCCTGGCGCAAGGGAATCAAATCCTTGTACTACATGCGAATCCGGCAGGCGGCGCTGGACGGGACGGAAGTCGAAGGCTGCGTGTCCTGCATGTTGTGA
- a CDS encoding low molecular weight protein-tyrosine-phosphatase, whose protein sequence is MKILVVCTGNICRSPMGEIVLRDVAARAGLAVEVSSAGVSAEETGNPIDRRAAAVLREKGYDVPRDHYAHQASAAELADADLILAMTTGHARALRRMVLAAGLGADHVERIHLWREFDGTTRVAPRGAFCPGGPLEGQEKVAAGRGSDFYTSNGELDVLDPWYGDSSGFYDTLEMAEVGARGIVEWVSRS, encoded by the coding sequence ATGAAGATTTTAGTTGTGTGCACCGGGAACATCTGCCGGTCTCCGATGGGCGAGATCGTGCTGCGCGATGTGGCGGCACGTGCAGGGCTGGCGGTGGAGGTTTCTTCAGCAGGCGTGTCCGCTGAAGAAACTGGGAATCCGATCGATCGCCGAGCTGCCGCGGTATTGCGGGAAAAGGGGTACGACGTGCCTCGCGATCATTATGCTCACCAGGCTAGTGCGGCTGAACTTGCGGATGCCGATCTGATCTTGGCTATGACCACCGGGCACGCCCGCGCACTCCGGCGGATGGTGCTGGCGGCTGGGCTCGGGGCGGACCATGTGGAACGTATCCATTTATGGCGAGAGTTCGACGGCACCACTCGCGTTGCGCCGCGCGGCGCCTTCTGCCCCGGCGGCCCCCTCGAAGGCCAAGAAAAAGTGGCGGCTGGGCGCGGATCGGATTTCTACACGTCCAACGGAGAACTTGATGTTCTTGATCCTTGGTACGGCGATTCTTCAGGATTCTACGACACCTTAGAGATGGCTGAAGTTGGCGCTCGCGGCATCGTGGAGTGGGTGTCGCGGAGCTAG
- a CDS encoding amino acid ABC transporter permease, which yields MPENSSPELIHAVPVRHWGRWISAAVVAVIAYAILNQLIVNPQFQWDVVWANLFKIQIVKAVGWTLALTVAAMVLGIILAVTMAIMRRSENPVLRSVATAYIWFFRGTPIYTQLIFWGLIGTLFPTITVGIPGVIDFFTFAPNTIFAERQYTMFLFAVLGLGLNEGAYLAEIVRSGLNSVDPGQEEAAKALGMSNGMILRRIVLPQAMRVIVPPTGNETISMLKTTSLVTAVPLSLELTHVTNASGFSSFKPIPFLIVAAIWYLVITSVLMVGQYYLEKFYGRGAGSGAQTPNARGKKARAGRQAAINASRTTTDDPFAEYTP from the coding sequence ATGCCAGAAAACAGCTCACCCGAACTCATTCACGCAGTCCCCGTACGCCACTGGGGCCGCTGGATCTCAGCCGCGGTCGTTGCGGTCATCGCCTACGCGATCCTCAACCAGCTCATCGTCAACCCGCAATTCCAATGGGACGTTGTCTGGGCAAACCTGTTCAAGATCCAAATAGTGAAAGCCGTAGGCTGGACTCTGGCACTCACCGTGGCAGCCATGGTACTCGGCATAATTCTTGCCGTCACCATGGCAATCATGCGGCGCTCCGAAAACCCGGTACTCCGCTCCGTAGCCACCGCATACATCTGGTTCTTCCGCGGAACCCCGATCTACACCCAACTCATCTTCTGGGGCCTGATCGGAACCCTCTTCCCTACAATCACTGTTGGAATCCCAGGCGTCATTGATTTCTTCACCTTCGCCCCAAACACCATCTTTGCGGAACGTCAATACACCATGTTCCTCTTCGCGGTACTCGGGCTAGGCCTCAACGAAGGCGCCTACCTGGCGGAAATCGTTCGCTCCGGCCTCAACTCCGTTGATCCAGGGCAAGAAGAAGCAGCCAAGGCGCTCGGCATGAGCAACGGGATGATCCTCCGCCGGATCGTGCTGCCACAGGCCATGCGCGTGATCGTGCCACCAACCGGCAACGAAACAATCTCGATGCTCAAAACAACATCGCTAGTGACCGCCGTTCCACTCTCCCTAGAACTCACCCATGTGACGAACGCCAGCGGCTTCTCCAGCTTCAAGCCAATCCCATTCCTGATCGTGGCCGCCATCTGGTACCTAGTGATCACATCCGTGCTGATGGTTGGCCAATACTACCTCGAAAAGTTCTACGGCCGCGGCGCCGGATCTGGCGCACAAACCCCGAACGCGCGCGGTAAAAAGGCGCGGGCCGGGCGGCAGGCGGCAATCAACGCATCACGCACCACCACCGACGATCCATTCGCCGAATACACGCCATAA